From the Chloroflexota bacterium genome, the window TCGGCCTCGGGGACGTCAAGATTCCATCGCTGCTGGCAGAGGTCCGAGAACACCACCAGCATGGCGCCGGAAGGCGCCAGGAAGCCCACTCGATTTCCCTTTGGCAGTGGCATGCAGGCAAGCGCTTTGGCTGTCAGCACTAGGTGCGAGTATTCATAAAGCCTGGTAATGCCGGCCTGCCTGATGGTGCCATCCAGGATTCGCTCATCCGAGGCCATGGAGGCGGTATGGGTCACGGCCGCTTTGGCTCCCTCCCCGGTGCTGCCTCCCATGAGCAGAAAGACGGGCTTTCGGCGGGTAACCTCGCGCGCCACTTCAATGAAACGACTGGGCCGCTTTATGCTTTCCAGGTAAAGGAAAATAACTTCTGTCTCCGGGTCCTCGGCGTAATATTCAAGGACGTCGCTCTCATCGACGTCGATTTTATTGCCCAGCCCGGTTACCCTGGCCACCCCGAAGTTCTCGTCGATGATAATACAGTACATGGTGTGGGTGGCGAAGTTGCCCGTCTGGGCGATGTAGGAGATGTTGCCCCGCGGGACCTTGCCCAGCGGGAAAATGCTGGTGGTGAAGTGATAGGGCGTTGAGGTGTGGCCGGAGGTATTGGGGCCGACGGCATTGGCGCCGGCCTCAGCGATGGCGCGCGTCAGTTCCTCCTGGAGTGCCTCGCCGTTTTCGTTGACTTCGGAGAAGCCGCCGGCACAGAGAACGAATGATTTAATGCCCTTTGCGGTGCACTCCTTTACCGCCTGTACCGTGGCCTGGGCGGGGATGACGATAACGGCCAGGTCAACGCCGTCTGGCAGTTCGGCGATTGATGAACAGACGGGTAAGCCCATGATTTCGCCGCCCCTGGGATTGACCGGGTAGACCTTTCCTTTGTAGCCATTGGCCAGAATATTATGCATGACTGTATAGCCGGCCTTGCCGGGCGTGGCGGAGGCTCCAATCACGGCGATGCTGTCGGGTTTATAGAGCTTTGTTAAGTCCTTCTTCGGGGCTATTTTGCTCACTGGCTTTGCTGGCTCTTTACCCAATGTGACCAGCGCGTCCACGGCGACCGGCTTGCCGTCAGGTCTGATTTTAAGTGGATTAATATCGATGGACTGTATATTCCCGTACTGAAGGCTGATTTCACTGAGGGTAACCAGTATCTGTGCTAGCGCCTCAATGTCAGCGGCCGCTTCGCCGCGGAACGATTCGAGCAGCTTTTTATGCTGGATTTCCTGAACCATCTGCCGGGCATCGTGGATGGTCAGAGGGGACACGCGGAAGACGATATCTTGGAAAATTTCGGTCATGATACCGCCGAGCCCGAACATGACGCAGGGGCCGAAGTGGGCATCGCGGACCAGGCCGCAGACCAGCTCCCGCTCTCCTTTCACCATCTCCTGAACGAGCACCGCATCGCTGCCGGGTATCTGTAACAGACGCTCGCTTTCCCGCCTCACATCTTCCTGGTTTTTCAGGTTCAGGGAGATGCCGCCGACCTCTGTTTTGTGAAAGAGGTCTTTCCCGGA encodes:
- a CDS encoding acetate--CoA ligase family protein, which codes for MDIIREALSKGQKALNEYDAKRLCASFGIPVCCEAVAHDADSAVKEAVKIGFPVVLKASGKDLFHKTEVGGISLNLKNQEDVRRESERLLQIPGSDAVLVQEMVKGERELVCGLVRDAHFGPCVMFGLGGIMTEIFQDIVFRVSPLTIHDARQMVQEIQHKKLLESFRGEAAADIEALAQILVTLSEISLQYGNIQSIDINPLKIRPDGKPVAVDALVTLGKEPAKPVSKIAPKKDLTKLYKPDSIAVIGASATPGKAGYTVMHNILANGYKGKVYPVNPRGGEIMGLPVCSSIAELPDGVDLAVIVIPAQATVQAVKECTAKGIKSFVLCAGGFSEVNENGEALQEELTRAIAEAGANAVGPNTSGHTSTPYHFTTSIFPLGKVPRGNISYIAQTGNFATHTMYCIIIDENFGVARVTGLGNKIDVDESDVLEYYAEDPETEVIFLYLESIKRPSRFIEVAREVTRRKPVFLLMGGSTGEGAKAAVTHTASMASDERILDGTIRQAGITRLYEYSHLVLTAKALACMPLPKGNRVGFLAPSGAMLVVFSDLCQQRWNLDVPEAEEKTRRRLQEISPDFVRMRNPVDIWPSVFEHSVEFSYREAIEALMRDKNIDAVVPILMLAENVGIPPLDFLVKLANKYPEKSLYVAFSAERKHMEAAKAFLEPKGVPTFFMIEEPFEVLSILNRCRQNMQRPG